The Prevotella sp. E9-3 genome has a window encoding:
- a CDS encoding glutathione peroxidase yields the protein MRTIYDYTVKDRKGKDVSLREYANEVVLIVNTATKCGFTPQYEELEKLYEKFRSADFTILDFPCNQFGHQAPGTDESIHEFCKLNFGTEFPQFKKVKVNGPDADPLFKFLQEQKGFAGWDMEHPIAPILDDMLSKADPDYKEKSDIKWNFTKFLIDKKGMVVARFEPTEKIENIEKQIEALLH from the coding sequence ATGAGAACTATTTATGATTATACTGTCAAAGACAGAAAAGGAAAGGACGTATCGCTCCGCGAGTATGCTAACGAGGTTGTACTGATTGTCAACACAGCCACTAAGTGTGGCTTCACCCCTCAGTATGAAGAACTTGAGAAGCTGTACGAGAAATTCCGTTCTGCCGATTTTACTATTCTTGACTTCCCCTGCAACCAGTTTGGCCACCAGGCTCCCGGCACCGACGAGTCTATCCACGAGTTCTGCAAACTGAACTTCGGTACTGAGTTCCCCCAGTTCAAGAAGGTAAAGGTGAACGGTCCCGATGCCGATCCTTTGTTCAAGTTTTTACAGGAACAGAAAGGCTTTGCCGGCTGGGACATGGAGCACCCCATAGCTCCGATCCTCGACGACATGCTGTCAAAGGCCGACCCCGATTATAAAGAGAAATCAGATATTAAATGGAACTTCACTAAATTTCTCATCGACAAGAAAGGTATGGTAGTGGCCCGTTTTGAGCCTACCGAGAAGATTGAGAATATTGAGAAACAGATTGAAGCTCTGCTTCACTAA
- a CDS encoding DNA/RNA non-specific endonuclease — protein MKRLFNYRFLLLLVGYALCISLLYSCSKDDDNDTADTYSSNSNDTNEEPALGRLEMPRVKGGNSVVLVHKTNDSYDVNYCVEWDKDKKAQRWSAYQLNSALCAHNTTRYKSDDNQYPNDPLIHTADRLSEDYIYGSGFDHGHLCPSADRLYSYMANYQTFFLTNMQPQYSNFNGSNKNASVNERSPWYRLEGQVRSWANSTTTEMLYVVKGGTIEDHQIIKRIGGKLIVPKYFFVALLLKNEQGYKAVGFWMEHVDSYAEKLPLANYAVNIRQLERLTGIDFFCNLPDDTEEHVETLPIENVKRAWGL, from the coding sequence ATGAAGAGATTATTTAACTACCGCTTCCTGCTGCTCCTGGTCGGCTATGCCCTCTGCATATCCCTACTCTATTCGTGCAGCAAGGATGATGACAACGACACTGCCGACACGTATAGCAGCAATTCAAACGACACGAATGAGGAACCGGCATTGGGCCGACTGGAAATGCCACGAGTGAAAGGGGGCAATTCTGTGGTGCTGGTGCATAAGACCAACGACAGCTATGACGTGAACTACTGCGTGGAATGGGATAAAGACAAGAAGGCACAACGATGGTCGGCCTATCAGCTGAACAGTGCGCTCTGCGCCCACAACACGACGCGCTATAAGAGCGATGACAACCAATATCCCAACGACCCGTTGATTCATACGGCCGACCGCCTGAGCGAGGACTACATATACGGCAGTGGCTTTGACCATGGACACCTCTGCCCTTCGGCCGACCGCCTGTATTCATACATGGCCAACTATCAAACTTTCTTTCTCACCAATATGCAGCCGCAGTATTCCAACTTCAACGGCAGCAACAAGAATGCCTCGGTAAACGAGCGTAGCCCTTGGTACCGGCTGGAAGGACAAGTGCGTTCGTGGGCCAACTCTACCACCACCGAAATGCTCTATGTGGTAAAGGGAGGCACCATAGAAGACCATCAGATCATCAAACGGATTGGCGGCAAACTCATTGTGCCCAAGTATTTCTTTGTGGCACTGCTGCTGAAAAACGAGCAGGGCTATAAAGCCGTGGGCTTCTGGATGGAGCATGTGGACAGTTATGCCGAGAAGTTGCCACTGGCCAACTATGCCGTGAACATCCGCCAGCTGGAGCGCCTCACGGGCATAGACTTTTTCTGCAACCTGCCCGATGACACTGAGGAACATGTAGAGACACTTCCTATAGAGAATGTGAAAAGAGCCTGGGGACTATAA
- a CDS encoding type B 50S ribosomal protein L31, translating into MKKGIHPENYRPVVFKDMSNGDMFLTKSTAKTTDTVEFEGETYPVVKVEISSSSHPFYTGKSKLVDTAGRVDKFMSRYGKASKK; encoded by the coding sequence ATGAAAAAAGGTATTCATCCCGAAAACTATCGCCCCGTCGTGTTCAAGGACATGTCTAACGGCGATATGTTCCTTACGAAGTCCACAGCAAAAACCACCGACACAGTGGAATTCGAAGGCGAAACTTACCCCGTGGTAAAAGTTGAAATCTCAAGCAGCTCTCACCCCTTCTACACTGGTAAGAGCAAGCTCGTTGACACCGCTGGTCGTGTTGACAAGTTCATGAGCCGCTACGGTAAGGCTTCGAAGAAATAA
- a CDS encoding DNA/RNA non-specific endonuclease has product MKKILLTLTLIASLVVQAQTALQINLSNGEKYLFKTSEISSIDFLHHNKGSKDAPFTVTELLDACASLGADAYLAEGAEVYTQGVVSKIKEASSQYGNITYYISDTAMGSKQMYVYRGKLLNGARATSVSDLHIGDTVVVCGKVVNYKGSTLEYETGNYLTIRKAFNPILPPAELQAALSRLEFPQSKENGNSRIIIHKAQLNDVSMETGINYAVEWDTSKKAQRWSCYQLYESVLQSNTSRSGSTYPNDFFLPDNLQFAADPYKGNGYDHGHICPSADRLSAEECNAQTFFLTNMQPQTHSFNAGIWSRMEDQVRTWAEAFDTLYVCKGGTIDSEDMIISYISNDEETIPVPKYFFMALLGKSGNSYSALGFWVEHASIGTKTPLTDFVVNISQLEQLTSINFFHNLPDNVEQSVETQTVEQVKEQWFRAQTR; this is encoded by the coding sequence ATGAAAAAGATTCTACTAACACTCACTCTTATTGCATCTTTAGTAGTTCAGGCCCAGACTGCCTTGCAAATCAACCTCTCCAATGGCGAGAAGTATCTGTTCAAGACCAGTGAGATCAGCAGCATCGACTTTTTGCATCATAACAAAGGGAGCAAGGATGCACCCTTTACTGTGACCGAGCTTCTGGATGCGTGCGCCAGTTTGGGGGCCGACGCCTATCTGGCCGAGGGGGCTGAAGTATATACACAAGGTGTAGTAAGCAAGATAAAAGAAGCCAGTTCTCAGTATGGTAATATCACTTACTACATCTCCGACACGGCCATGGGCAGCAAACAGATGTATGTATATCGCGGCAAACTGCTCAATGGCGCCAGAGCCACTTCTGTATCCGACCTGCATATCGGCGACACGGTGGTGGTTTGCGGAAAGGTGGTCAACTATAAGGGAAGTACGCTTGAATACGAAACTGGCAATTATCTCACCATACGCAAGGCCTTCAACCCCATCCTTCCGCCTGCCGAGCTTCAGGCTGCGTTATCACGCTTGGAGTTTCCTCAGAGCAAAGAGAATGGCAACTCCCGAATTATCATACACAAAGCACAGCTGAACGATGTGTCTATGGAAACGGGCATCAACTACGCCGTGGAATGGGACACGTCAAAGAAGGCGCAGCGATGGAGCTGCTACCAGCTGTACGAGAGTGTGCTGCAGTCCAACACCAGCCGCTCGGGCAGCACCTATCCCAACGACTTTTTCTTGCCGGACAACCTGCAGTTCGCTGCCGATCCTTACAAAGGCAACGGCTACGACCATGGGCATATTTGCCCTTCGGCCGACCGACTGAGCGCTGAGGAGTGCAATGCACAGACGTTTTTCCTCACCAACATGCAGCCGCAAACGCACTCGTTCAACGCCGGTATATGGTCGAGAATGGAGGATCAGGTGCGCACCTGGGCAGAAGCGTTCGACACGCTCTACGTGTGCAAGGGCGGAACCATAGACAGTGAGGATATGATCATCAGCTATATCTCCAACGACGAGGAGACCATCCCGGTGCCCAAATACTTCTTTATGGCCCTGCTGGGGAAAAGCGGCAACAGTTATTCGGCTTTAGGCTTCTGGGTGGAGCATGCAAGCATAGGTACAAAGACGCCCTTGACGGACTTTGTGGTCAACATCAGTCAACTGGAACAGCTCACCAGCATCAATTTCTTCCACAATCTGCCGGATAATGTTGAACAGAGCGTTGAGACCCAAACAGTTGAGCAAGTGAAAGAGCAATGGTTCAGGGCACAAACCCGATAA